In Gossypium hirsutum isolate 1008001.06 chromosome D01, Gossypium_hirsutum_v2.1, whole genome shotgun sequence, the genomic window CCGGAGACCGCCGGAATAGAAATAAACCATCTGATCAGAAATTCCGGATATACATTAGACATGCTAAAATACGCATGTACATTATAATACCCTAATAAGTGCATAGTTGGGAAAAACACAACGTATGCAAAATGAACATACCGGTGGCTCATTAGGATATTTTGGAGGGAAGAAACAATCAAAGAAGAAAAGGCCATCATGGTATGGAGTACCAGAAGGTCCCATAATGACAGCTCTTAAAAGACCCATATTTGCTTCACAAACTCTCACATATATTGTTTCTGTGGAAGCACGGAGAAAGCGGACGagtcattttaaacaaaatattacCAGGAGATAGAAGCAAAAAGTAGCAATTTCTAACTTTTATAATCATAGAATGCATTTTCAAAAGGGAAGGGAATAACAAGAAGCCATCCTACAAAGTTTTAGATGCATAACGTTTAAAATGTCATTCAGCTTAGGAACTTGCACAGTTTTGGACTTTTGATAGTTAAGACTTGATTCTATACAGTTAGTATCACAAAGACACCATATATCACAAACACATTCATAAGAACTCACCTGGTAAGCCACTCTCCAGAATTTTCCACTCCTCTTGAATTCGCTTTGCATACTCCTTTGGATACTATTCAATAAGTGCAAAGATCAAATTATATAAGTAGTGACAATTTAGCATGACAGAGAAACAAGATGCAACCTCACCGTCTGTCCCGATGAGGTCAAGTTGCAGTAACGATGGCTTGAGAAAACATCCACAACATCAAAATGTTTGAAACTTCGAAAATTTTGCATTATGTGTTCTTCATTTCCTTTTTTCTGTTCAAACCCTGACTCCCTTGGGACCATTACAGTACTGGTAGAAGCTGACTTCAGTCCATCATTAACATCTAATATTGCTTCATTCTTGATTCCAAGTAGATTAAAGGAAGCTGCGACAGCCTTGAGTTGTTGTTGCATATCTTCAATTAAAGAAGAGTCTTTCAACAAGTTAAGTGAAGCCTCCACCCCCGGAGAAAGATCCACATTATCAAAATGGGATTGCATAATCCAGTAATCATCTTCATATAAGAATTCATGATTATCGCAATCATCAGAAACATCATCAGTGTAGTCATCATAATCCCCATCATCATAATTATATGACAAGTCAAACTCATAATTATCTTCGGACCCTGCTAAACTAACAGTATCTCCATGATCACTGCCTGAAGCATCCTGAAAAAAAGGGGAAGTACATTCAATTAAAGGGAACTTgatgatatataaataaaaagcAATGCTAACTGCTAAGGTAGCATGTTGCTTTCAAAAGTTGCAACCAAACACCTCCAATTGGTCTTCCCACTTCTTATCATAGCA contains:
- the LOC107928783 gene encoding putative ubiquitin-conjugating enzyme E2 38; amino-acid sequence: MDIKEIENPTMVSVGSEKTSMDSKGKNIICYDKKWEDQLEDASGSDHGDTVSLAGSEDNYEFDLSYNYDDGDYDDYTDDVSDDCDNHEFLYEDDYWIMQSHFDNVDLSPGVEASLNLLKDSSLIEDMQQQLKAVAASFNLLGIKNEAILDVNDGLKSASTSTVMVPRESGFEQKKGNEEHIMQNFRSFKHFDVVDVFSSHRYCNLTSSGQTYPKEYAKRIQEEWKILESGLPETIYVRVCEANMGLLRAVIMGPSGTPYHDGLFFFDCFFPPKYPNEPPMVYFYSGGLRLNPNLYSCGKVCLSLLGTWHGEETEMWVPGQSTMLQVLVSIQALILNAKPFFNEPGFEMSYVGAEGEKRSRKYNEDAFALSLKTMIYTLRRPPQHFEDFVAGHFRTRARDIIMACEAYKEGAAIGSVLVKDCVPDPIKTENSSSERFKRTMTKMIDAMVKVFVENGSTYEQFLNSST